The following coding sequences are from one Pelagovum sp. HNIBRBA483 window:
- a CDS encoding Na+/H+ antiporter NhaA, whose product MYRVWNFVTNYSLLLIIGALIALVWANINPDGYHHFVEFELIHDFIIGHAHYNEAGQVEYRSLTLHYLVNDVLMAFFFAIAAKEVWEAIILENGSLRGKKAATPLVATAGGMFGPIAVYLGLAMFLGSDTYDAVARGWAIPTATDIAFSYLVGRLVFGAGHPAVRFLLLLAIADDAAGLIILAIFYPSGELAPEWLMLSVGAAVAVYFLANWLPRRLDRGKQARPNSTWARNTLSFWPYLIAGALSWYGFQEAGIHPALGLLPIVPTIPHADRAFGIFSEAEQYLSDLLNHIEHILKHPVEVVLFFFGLLNAGVEFSSIGSPTWLVLAGLLVGKPFGVLLFGWIAAKPLGLGLPKGMRIIDLFVIGCVAAIGFTVSLFIASVAFTGDAMLGDIPVKDAAKMGALFSFAAAIIAIVAGKVTGVVKQEN is encoded by the coding sequence ATGTACCGCGTCTGGAACTTCGTTACGAACTACTCGCTCCTACTCATTATCGGCGCACTCATCGCCTTGGTTTGGGCCAACATCAACCCCGACGGATACCACCACTTCGTCGAGTTTGAGTTGATCCACGACTTCATCATCGGCCACGCCCATTACAATGAAGCAGGACAAGTCGAGTACCGTTCGCTCACCCTACATTACCTCGTCAATGACGTGTTGATGGCCTTCTTCTTCGCCATCGCGGCGAAGGAAGTCTGGGAGGCGATTATCCTCGAAAACGGCTCTCTGCGCGGCAAAAAAGCCGCCACGCCGTTGGTCGCCACCGCTGGCGGCATGTTCGGCCCGATTGCCGTTTACCTCGGCCTCGCCATGTTCCTCGGCTCCGATACATATGACGCGGTTGCACGCGGCTGGGCCATCCCAACCGCAACCGATATTGCGTTCTCCTATCTCGTGGGTCGCTTGGTGTTTGGCGCAGGCCATCCAGCCGTGCGCTTCCTGCTTTTGCTGGCCATCGCAGATGACGCGGCAGGCCTGATCATTCTGGCCATTTTCTACCCTTCGGGCGAACTGGCCCCCGAATGGCTCATGCTGTCGGTCGGTGCCGCTGTCGCCGTCTATTTCCTCGCAAACTGGCTGCCCCGCCGTCTCGACCGTGGCAAGCAAGCGCGTCCAAATTCGACATGGGCGCGTAACACGCTGAGCTTCTGGCCCTACCTCATTGCAGGCGCGCTGAGCTGGTACGGCTTCCAAGAGGCCGGCATCCACCCCGCCCTTGGCCTGCTGCCAATCGTTCCAACGATCCCGCATGCGGACCGTGCCTTCGGTATCTTCTCGGAGGCAGAACAATACCTCTCCGACTTGCTGAACCATATAGAACACATCCTTAAGCACCCCGTTGAGGTGGTTCTCTTCTTCTTCGGCCTTCTGAATGCCGGCGTCGAATTCTCCTCCATCGGCTCGCCCACATGGCTGGTCCTTGCTGGCCTGCTTGTCGGCAAACCCTTTGGCGTCCTTCTTTTCGGTTGGATCGCGGCCAAACCGCTTGGCCTCGGCCTGCCGAAAGGTATGCGGATCATTGATCTCTTCGTGATCGGGTGCGTCGCCGCAATCGGCTTCACGGTGTCACTGTTCATCGCTTCGGTCGCGTTCACGGGTGATGCCATGCTGGGCGATATTCCGGTGAAAGACGCCGCCAAAATGGGTGCTCTGTTCAGCTTCGCCGCTGCCATTATCGCCATCGTGGCGGGCAAAGTCACCGGCGTCGTAAAACAAGAAAACTAA
- the kdsA gene encoding 3-deoxy-8-phosphooctulonate synthase: MHNVQIGTVSVSNEAPLTLIAGPCQIESRDHALRIAETLAKATQKAGASYIFKASFDKANRTSATSPRGPGMDAGLAILAAVRSEIGCPVLTDVHLPDQCSTVAEVADVLQIPAFLCRQTDLITAAARTGAAINLKKGQFLAPWDIPPAAEKVTSCGNDRLLITERGTSFGYNTLVTDMRGLPIMMQTGFPVIMDATHSVQHPGGAGTASGGDRRFAPVMARAAVSLGIAGVFIECHPDPDSAPSDGPNMIPLSEMPELIASLMRFDALAKADPVRL, translated from the coding sequence ATGCATAACGTCCAGATCGGCACGGTCAGTGTGAGCAATGAGGCTCCGCTGACACTGATTGCCGGCCCTTGCCAGATCGAGTCGCGGGACCACGCGCTGCGGATTGCCGAAACACTGGCAAAGGCAACCCAGAAGGCTGGCGCCAGCTACATTTTCAAAGCGAGCTTCGACAAGGCCAACCGCACCTCTGCAACAAGCCCGCGCGGCCCCGGAATGGATGCGGGGCTTGCCATTCTCGCCGCCGTCCGCAGCGAAATTGGTTGCCCTGTTTTGACCGATGTGCATCTGCCCGACCAATGCAGCACCGTCGCCGAAGTTGCCGATGTGCTGCAAATTCCGGCCTTCCTTTGCCGCCAAACAGACCTAATCACCGCCGCCGCCCGCACGGGCGCGGCGATCAACCTCAAGAAAGGTCAATTCCTCGCCCCGTGGGACATTCCGCCAGCTGCGGAGAAAGTCACTTCTTGCGGCAACGACAGGCTCTTGATCACCGAGCGCGGCACATCGTTCGGATACAACACGCTGGTGACGGATATGCGCGGCCTGCCCATCATGATGCAGACAGGCTTTCCGGTGATTATGGACGCCACGCATTCCGTCCAACACCCCGGTGGTGCAGGCACCGCTTCAGGGGGGGACCGCCGCTTCGCACCCGTCATGGCCCGCGCCGCTGTATCGCTCGGAATCGCAGGCGTCTTTATCGAATGTCACCCCGATCCAGACAGCGCACCCTCCGACGGACCAAACATGATTCCCCTCTCCGAGATGCCCGAACTCATCGCCTCACTGATGCGATTTGACGCCCTCGCAAAGGCCGATCCGGTCCGTCTCTGA
- a CDS encoding DUF2924 domain-containing protein: protein MSGDGPGKLESLIADISAFDRAECLNRWREVFGRPPPKHLSPQFMKRVLIWETQNETLGGVSIKTTRRLNQIASGKSHPAATKPGSHLIREWNGRTYQVEVVEGGYVMDGKTWPSLSAIARHITGARWSGPRFFGVQ, encoded by the coding sequence ATGAGCGGTGACGGCCCCGGCAAACTGGAAAGCCTGATTGCAGATATCAGTGCCTTTGATCGTGCCGAATGCCTGAATCGCTGGAGAGAGGTGTTTGGGCGTCCGCCGCCCAAACACCTCTCTCCGCAGTTTATGAAGCGGGTGCTGATCTGGGAGACACAAAATGAGACGCTGGGCGGTGTGTCAATCAAGACCACCCGGCGTCTGAACCAGATCGCCTCCGGTAAATCCCATCCAGCCGCGACAAAACCGGGGTCGCATCTGATCCGCGAATGGAATGGCCGTACGTATCAGGTTGAGGTGGTGGAGGGCGGCTACGTCATGGATGGGAAAACCTGGCCGTCCTTGTCGGCCATTGCCCGACACATCACCGGCGCCCGCTGGTCCGGACCCCGCTTCTTCGGAGTGCAGTGA
- a CDS encoding SseB family protein, with product MVTQTELDTAFAAMAADDNDDMARLRYYERLADSELYLLLTAEPDGEDIDPETVDVEGLEYLLVFDRELRLAEFVGRSAPYVALSGRSLAAMIAGDELGLAVNIGVAGYEMLVPPAAISWLSETLGQGPEEGMARILEVRPPEGVPEHLLESLSRKLATGQGLAEFCFLAAVTYDDQTRGHVLAFVNVVDAAQHALAGAVNEALTFSGVEAGQLDVVFLADTDPNAAKFGQVGLRFDLPKPAERTVGQAPGMDPEKPPKLK from the coding sequence ATCGTGACACAGACGGAACTTGATACGGCATTCGCCGCGATGGCAGCTGATGACAACGATGATATGGCGCGGCTGCGTTATTATGAGCGGTTGGCGGACAGTGAGCTTTATCTTTTGCTGACAGCCGAGCCAGACGGAGAGGATATCGACCCAGAGACGGTTGATGTCGAGGGGCTGGAATACTTGCTGGTTTTTGACCGGGAGTTGCGGTTGGCAGAGTTTGTTGGCCGCTCGGCGCCCTATGTTGCTTTGTCGGGGCGGTCGCTCGCAGCGATGATCGCGGGCGATGAGTTGGGGCTGGCTGTGAATATCGGTGTTGCGGGATACGAGATGCTCGTGCCGCCAGCAGCGATTTCATGGCTCTCTGAAACGCTTGGGCAGGGGCCGGAAGAAGGCATGGCGCGAATTCTTGAGGTGCGCCCACCGGAAGGGGTGCCGGAGCATTTACTTGAGTCGCTTTCGCGAAAGTTGGCGACGGGGCAGGGGCTGGCCGAGTTTTGTTTTCTCGCGGCGGTGACATATGACGACCAAACGAGAGGGCATGTTCTGGCATTTGTGAATGTCGTCGATGCGGCGCAACATGCCCTTGCTGGCGCGGTGAATGAGGCGCTGACGTTCTCTGGCGTTGAGGCGGGGCAGTTGGACGTGGTGTTTCTGGCGGATACCGACCCGAACGCGGCGAAGTTCGGGCAGGTTGGTTTGCGGTTTGATCTGCCAAAGCCAGCCGAGCGCACGGTCGGGCAGGCGCCCGGGATGGATCCCGAAAAACCGCCTAAGCTGAAGTAG
- a CDS encoding recombinase family protein → MRRIRCAIYTRKSSEDGLEQDFNSLDAQREACEAYIASQKHEGWELLPDHYDDGGISGGHLDRPALKRLMQAVDEKRVDQIVVYKIDRLTRSLADFAKLVDRLDAAGTSFVSVTQSFNTATSMGRLTLNMLLSFAQFEREVTAERIRDKIAASKRKGMWMGGSVPIGYQPDGRTLKVDENEATTIRTLYDLYLKHGTLREVKERAKQLDLRSRCRNRAGGRISGGKHFDRGHLQHILSNPVYAGRIHHKQQVYEGQHPAIIDPEIWDTVQDMLQGRASIARGSGKKATTSLLAGKLFDETGDRLTPSHSRKNGRRLRYYISHRLVKDRRRKHPGAWRLPAEQVERLLTVLVAQHLGRPDAASSMIQKASAAEIVSAVEKLKDLTQTQACLALVERADLRPGLVTVQLSAAVLEKQLGCQSEQINQRELLIKAPFQMRRRGVELKLHLGAPPPDIDQTLVQNIIKGRRWLSMVIAGKTFSEIAETDGVSKRRVQDVASLALLAPDVLCSIVQGEQPEGLTTDYLIKTRFPAIWSEQREQFAAL, encoded by the coding sequence ATGCGTCGGATCCGCTGCGCCATCTACACCCGCAAGAGTTCCGAAGATGGCCTGGAGCAGGACTTCAACTCCCTCGATGCGCAGCGAGAGGCCTGCGAAGCCTATATCGCCAGCCAGAAGCACGAGGGCTGGGAACTGCTCCCGGACCACTATGACGACGGCGGGATCTCGGGCGGGCATCTGGATCGCCCGGCACTGAAGCGATTGATGCAGGCTGTCGATGAAAAACGCGTCGACCAGATTGTTGTCTACAAGATCGACCGCCTGACGCGCTCGCTGGCCGACTTCGCAAAACTGGTCGATCGATTGGACGCGGCCGGGACGTCCTTTGTCTCGGTTACCCAAAGCTTCAACACGGCCACCAGCATGGGGCGGCTGACTCTCAATATGCTGCTCAGTTTTGCGCAATTCGAGCGTGAGGTCACGGCAGAGCGGATCCGGGACAAGATCGCAGCCTCGAAACGCAAGGGAATGTGGATGGGCGGGAGCGTTCCAATTGGCTATCAACCGGATGGCCGAACGTTGAAGGTCGACGAGAATGAAGCGACTACGATCCGGACGCTTTACGACCTCTATCTGAAACACGGCACCTTGCGAGAGGTGAAAGAGCGGGCAAAGCAACTCGACCTCAGGTCCCGGTGCCGTAACAGGGCGGGTGGTCGGATATCAGGCGGAAAACACTTTGATCGTGGTCACCTCCAGCACATCCTGAGCAACCCAGTCTATGCCGGACGGATCCATCACAAACAGCAGGTGTATGAAGGGCAGCATCCTGCGATCATTGATCCGGAGATCTGGGACACGGTTCAGGATATGCTGCAAGGCAGGGCCTCCATCGCACGGGGTTCAGGAAAAAAGGCAACAACATCGCTGCTGGCTGGAAAGCTCTTCGATGAAACTGGCGATCGCCTGACACCCAGCCACAGCCGCAAGAACGGCAGGCGCCTGCGCTATTATATCTCTCATCGGCTGGTCAAAGATCGCCGTCGGAAACATCCTGGCGCCTGGCGGCTACCCGCCGAGCAGGTTGAAAGGCTTCTGACAGTTCTGGTTGCGCAGCATTTGGGCCGACCTGATGCGGCTTCGTCAATGATCCAGAAAGCATCGGCGGCAGAGATCGTCTCGGCGGTGGAAAAACTGAAAGATCTAACGCAGACGCAAGCATGCCTGGCACTTGTTGAACGTGCTGATTTGCGACCGGGTTTGGTCACCGTACAATTGAGCGCTGCGGTTCTCGAAAAACAGTTGGGGTGTCAGTCAGAACAGATTAATCAGCGGGAATTGCTGATCAAAGCGCCCTTTCAGATGCGCCGGCGCGGGGTGGAGTTGAAGTTGCATCTGGGTGCACCGCCACCGGATATCGACCAAACCCTCGTGCAGAACATCATCAAGGGGCGCCGTTGGTTGTCGATGGTCATTGCGGGAAAGACCTTCTCGGAGATCGCAGAAACCGATGGCGTTTCAAAACGGCGCGTTCAGGACGTGGCCAGTCTCGCGTTGCTCGCCCCTGATGTTCTTTGCTCCATCGTTCAGGGTGAACAACCCGAGGGTCTCACAACCGATTATCTGATCAAGACCCGGTTCCCCGCAATCTGGTCAGAACAGCGCGAGCAGTTCGCAGCGCTCTGA
- a CDS encoding uracil-DNA glycosylase family protein, whose translation MQADLKSEIRACRLCAQRFAQTATAHSPNPVVWFDPSARILIAGQAPGARVHASGRPFSDPSGDRLRAWLGLSEAAFYDQQRIAIVPMAFCFPGYDDAGSDLPPPRICAAQWHERVADVLPNVELKILVGGYAQRRHLGAKTGVTETVANWRAFGNGVVPLPHPSWRNTGWLKKNPWFEQEVLPFVRQRVAEVMDRDTDGT comes from the coding sequence ATGCAGGCTGATTTGAAATCCGAGATACGCGCGTGCCGACTGTGTGCGCAGCGCTTTGCACAAACGGCAACGGCGCATTCACCGAATCCTGTTGTCTGGTTTGATCCTAGTGCCCGCATATTGATTGCCGGTCAGGCACCCGGTGCCCGCGTGCATGCGAGCGGGCGGCCATTCTCCGATCCGTCGGGGGACAGGTTGCGGGCGTGGTTGGGGCTGTCTGAGGCTGCGTTTTATGATCAGCAGCGGATCGCAATTGTGCCGATGGCGTTTTGCTTTCCGGGGTATGATGATGCTGGCTCCGATCTGCCGCCACCGCGCATTTGCGCTGCGCAATGGCATGAGCGGGTTGCCGACGTTCTGCCCAATGTAGAGCTGAAGATACTTGTGGGCGGTTATGCGCAGCGCAGGCACCTGGGTGCCAAAACGGGCGTAACGGAGACAGTCGCCAATTGGCGCGCGTTTGGAAATGGCGTGGTGCCCTTGCCGCATCCGTCTTGGCGGAATACGGGTTGGTTGAAAAAGAACCCTTGGTTCGAACAGGAGGTTCTGCCGTTTGTGCGGCAGCGGGTGGCAGAGGTAATGGATCGTGACACAGACGGAACTTGA
- a CDS encoding cyclic nucleotide-binding domain-containing protein produces the protein MPESYRQDVRALALFADMDQVNFESLMRGSYVQNFPPRIDLITEGDSPDFLHVVVSGAVDLFSSWNGRETSMATVRPVSTFILAATIKDAPYLMSARTLEKSRIILLPSEDVRQVFEKDGAFARAIVTELSQCYRAVVKNTKDLKLRTSLERLANYLLRQMGRTGSSAFDLLMEKRRLASFLGMTPENLSRAFKGLEPYGVRVDGNHIKITDAEELMRFAKPSPLIDDHST, from the coding sequence ATGCCCGAATCGTATCGACAAGACGTGCGCGCTCTCGCGCTATTTGCCGATATGGATCAGGTCAATTTCGAGTCCCTCATGCGAGGGTCCTACGTCCAGAACTTCCCGCCACGTATTGATCTGATCACCGAAGGTGACTCACCGGATTTTCTGCATGTTGTCGTCTCCGGTGCCGTTGACCTGTTTTCTTCATGGAACGGTAGGGAAACCAGTATGGCGACTGTGCGACCTGTCAGCACATTCATTTTGGCAGCGACTATCAAGGACGCCCCTTACCTGATGTCAGCGCGTACATTGGAAAAAAGCAGGATTATTCTTCTACCGTCAGAGGATGTGCGTCAGGTGTTTGAAAAAGACGGTGCGTTTGCAAGGGCCATCGTGACCGAGCTTTCCCAGTGTTATCGCGCCGTCGTCAAGAATACCAAAGATCTCAAGCTTAGGACGTCATTGGAACGACTGGCAAACTACTTGTTGCGCCAAATGGGGCGCACAGGATCAAGCGCATTTGACTTGCTTATGGAGAAGCGGCGCTTGGCATCGTTTTTGGGAATGACCCCCGAGAACCTCAGCCGCGCCTTCAAAGGCCTGGAACCCTATGGCGTTCGCGTCGATGGCAATCATATCAAGATCACAGACGCCGAGGAATTGATGCGTTTTGCTAAACCCAGCCCACTTATTGATGATCACTCGACCTAA
- a CDS encoding capsule biosynthesis protein, with protein MTTNPKARKFRIRRTSRPATENAPSASDQVAGTEQPNPQSSSSTAPSQQTPSDRETAAQQLDAIRQEGLTGRQLRMARRIAQKYGIPATSDFDAVRQLRARGINPFEKANLLDIVSEQNAEADNDAQIQLPRTVQQPGREVALHDPRLAAEQRASEIRRVQQDIARRRKRRLFGLFARLTAFVFLPTIAAGYYFYVYATPMYATNTEFVIQQAEPAAGGAAGGLGGLFQGTSMATQQDSITVQSYLGSRAAMLRLDEEHGFKEHFSDPSIDLLQRLPEGATNEEAFKVYTDRVQLGYDPTEGILKMEVVATDPETSQRFAEALVSYAEEQVDHLTQRLREDQMKGAMESYNAAEERRTAALNELLRIQNEVELIDPVGESAAVLSQISALETQRQQKVLELTSLQNARRPNQGRVQAVQGEIAGLESLIADLRSQMTRANGDNTTLAAKNTELRIAEENYQFQTVMVQQALAALEGARLEANRQVRYLSVGVEPIAPDQATYPRAFENTAIAFFIFAGIYLMFSLTAAILREQVSS; from the coding sequence ATGACTACGAACCCCAAAGCTAGAAAGTTCCGCATCCGTCGGACCAGCCGCCCCGCGACCGAAAATGCCCCTTCCGCAAGCGATCAGGTCGCTGGCACCGAACAGCCGAACCCGCAATCTTCCAGCAGCACGGCGCCATCACAACAAACGCCGAGCGACCGCGAGACAGCCGCCCAGCAACTCGATGCCATACGCCAAGAGGGCCTGACCGGCCGCCAGCTCCGCATGGCACGGCGGATCGCGCAGAAATATGGCATCCCAGCGACCTCGGATTTCGATGCAGTTCGGCAGCTTCGGGCGCGCGGCATCAATCCGTTCGAAAAGGCCAATCTGCTGGATATCGTCTCTGAACAGAACGCCGAAGCCGACAACGACGCCCAAATCCAACTGCCCCGCACCGTGCAGCAGCCCGGGCGCGAGGTTGCGCTCCACGATCCCCGCCTCGCCGCCGAACAACGCGCGAGCGAGATCCGCCGCGTACAGCAAGATATTGCCCGCCGCCGCAAGCGCCGCCTATTTGGCCTCTTCGCGCGGCTGACAGCCTTTGTTTTTCTACCGACCATTGCCGCGGGTTACTATTTCTACGTCTACGCCACCCCGATGTACGCCACTAACACCGAGTTCGTCATCCAACAGGCCGAACCCGCCGCAGGTGGCGCCGCCGGTGGCTTAGGCGGCTTGTTCCAAGGCACGTCGATGGCAACCCAGCAAGACAGCATCACAGTGCAATCCTATCTCGGTTCCCGCGCCGCGATGCTCCGTCTGGATGAGGAGCACGGCTTCAAGGAACACTTCAGCGATCCATCGATCGACCTTCTGCAACGCCTGCCCGAAGGGGCAACCAACGAAGAAGCGTTCAAGGTCTATACGGATCGGGTTCAGCTTGGCTACGATCCGACCGAAGGCATCCTGAAGATGGAAGTGGTCGCCACCGACCCCGAAACCAGCCAGCGTTTTGCCGAAGCACTCGTCAGCTATGCCGAGGAGCAGGTCGATCACCTGACCCAGCGTCTGCGCGAGGATCAAATGAAAGGCGCGATGGAAAGCTATAACGCGGCCGAAGAACGCCGGACCGCCGCGTTGAACGAACTCCTGCGCATTCAAAACGAGGTCGAGCTGATCGACCCCGTTGGTGAATCCGCGGCTGTTCTCAGCCAGATTTCGGCGCTCGAAACCCAACGACAGCAAAAGGTTCTGGAACTCACCAGCCTGCAAAACGCCCGTCGCCCCAATCAGGGCCGTGTTCAAGCCGTACAGGGCGAAATCGCGGGGCTCGAGTCCCTCATCGCCGATCTGCGCTCCCAGATGACCCGCGCGAATGGCGACAATACGACACTCGCCGCCAAGAATACCGAGCTACGCATCGCAGAAGAGAACTACCAGTTCCAAACCGTCATGGTGCAGCAAGCCCTCGCCGCGCTTGAGGGCGCACGTTTGGAGGCTAACCGACAAGTAAGATACCTCTCTGTCGGCGTCGAACCTATCGCCCCTGACCAAGCCACCTATCCGCGCGCGTTCGAGAATACGGCCATCGCTTTCTTCATCTTTGCGGGCATTTACCTGATGTTCTCGCTGACTGCCGCGATCTTGCGCGAACAGGTGTCGTCCTGA
- a CDS encoding MFS transporter, whose translation MELQNKATALWSNFFNVKMVQIRTFHMTWFAFFSCFFAWFGIAPLMSVVRDELALTPNQIGWAIIGSVSMTIFARLFIGWLCDRIGPRKSYTWLLIIGSLPVMGIGLSYSFETFLLFRVLIGGIGAAFVITQYHTSVMFAPNVVGQANATSAGWGNLGGGVTQFVMPLLFSVMVVGFGFSEAVGWRLSMVVVGVIIFLTGIAYYFLTQDAPDGNFDDLRALGKMEEKKKVTGNYMQALKDPRVWVLFVIYGACFGIELTVNNVAALYFMDYFDLTLVTAGFVAASFGLMNLFARTLGGLFGDNFGSLWGLKGRAFWLFICLFFEGCALMVFSQMHVLFLALPALIVFSLFTQMAEGATYSVVPFINKKALGAVAGVVGAGGNAGAVLAGFLFKNVIDWSEAFFILGIVVTCASFLAFFVRFSTRQEDEERANFAAANIETLRLRALRANAALEEGLTAIAKKNGEAKPAE comes from the coding sequence ATGGAACTTCAAAACAAGGCCACAGCACTGTGGTCAAATTTCTTCAACGTAAAGATGGTGCAGATCAGGACCTTCCACATGACGTGGTTCGCGTTCTTCTCGTGCTTCTTTGCATGGTTCGGCATTGCGCCGCTAATGAGCGTTGTTCGGGATGAACTCGCACTGACGCCGAACCAGATCGGCTGGGCCATCATTGGATCGGTCTCAATGACTATTTTCGCCCGGCTGTTCATCGGCTGGCTCTGTGACCGCATCGGGCCCAGGAAGTCCTATACTTGGCTGCTGATCATCGGGTCGCTTCCAGTGATGGGCATCGGCTTGTCGTATAGCTTTGAAACTTTCTTGCTGTTCCGTGTTCTGATTGGCGGCATCGGCGCTGCTTTTGTTATCACGCAGTACCATACATCTGTGATGTTTGCGCCCAACGTGGTCGGCCAGGCAAACGCGACTTCGGCGGGCTGGGGTAATCTGGGCGGCGGTGTCACGCAATTTGTCATGCCGCTGTTGTTCTCGGTCATGGTCGTTGGTTTCGGCTTTTCCGAAGCGGTTGGCTGGCGCCTATCTATGGTTGTGGTCGGTGTGATCATCTTTCTAACCGGGATCGCCTATTATTTTCTGACCCAAGACGCGCCTGACGGCAATTTCGACGATCTGCGTGCGCTGGGCAAAATGGAAGAAAAGAAGAAAGTCACTGGCAATTACATGCAGGCACTCAAAGACCCACGGGTCTGGGTGCTGTTCGTAATCTATGGCGCATGTTTCGGTATCGAGCTGACAGTAAACAATGTCGCTGCTCTTTACTTCATGGACTACTTTGATCTTACCCTTGTAACAGCCGGTTTCGTCGCGGCCTCCTTCGGCCTGATGAACCTGTTTGCCCGCACGCTTGGCGGCCTGTTCGGGGACAATTTCGGATCGCTCTGGGGGCTCAAAGGGCGCGCATTCTGGCTCTTCATCTGCTTGTTCTTCGAGGGCTGCGCTTTGATGGTCTTCAGCCAGATGCATGTGCTGTTTCTCGCTTTGCCGGCTCTGATCGTCTTTTCGCTGTTCACGCAGATGGCGGAAGGAGCCACCTATTCGGTGGTGCCGTTCATCAACAAGAAGGCGCTTGGTGCTGTGGCCGGTGTAGTCGGCGCGGGCGGGAACGCGGGTGCTGTGCTCGCAGGGTTCCTCTTTAAGAACGTGATCGACTGGAGCGAGGCGTTCTTCATCCTAGGCATTGTCGTCACCTGTGCCTCTTTCCTTGCGTTCTTCGTTAGGTTCTCGACCCGGCAAGAAGACGAGGAGCGCGCCAACTTCGCGGCGGCCAACATCGAAACTCTCCGGTTGCGAGCCCTTAGGGCCAATGCGGCCTTGGAAGAGGGCTTGACCGCAATCGCGAAGAAAAATGGCGAAGCGAAACCAGCAGAATAA
- a CDS encoding NnrU family protein, translating to MSFCRHPLLIALSIWAFAHILPNGDLAHVLLFTVFAGFAVLGQKIIDRRKQRQMGAAAWTELWLQTRKAQITVSAGSVVRFVAALLLYLLLIGFHPLLFGVSPLP from the coding sequence GTGAGCTTCTGCCGCCATCCGCTGTTGATCGCGCTTTCCATATGGGCATTTGCACATATCTTGCCGAACGGTGATCTGGCCCATGTGCTGCTGTTCACCGTTTTTGCCGGCTTCGCAGTGTTGGGACAAAAGATCATCGACAGGCGCAAGCAACGGCAGATGGGCGCTGCAGCATGGACCGAACTATGGTTACAAACCCGCAAAGCGCAGATCACGGTTTCGGCGGGGTCAGTTGTTCGGTTCGTGGCGGCTTTACTGCTTTATCTTTTGTTGATCGGGTTCCACCCGCTGCTTTTCGGGGTCAGTCCACTGCCATGA
- a CDS encoding DUF3489 domain-containing protein — protein sequence MAVSSHQENKPASPKLFGVKATRSVQLHKLLTRKSGVTLAQLQKTFGWQPHTARAAISAQRKAGYQIERSDSDKGSVYRVVRADTAA from the coding sequence ATGGCAGTGTCATCTCATCAAGAGAACAAACCGGCGAGCCCAAAACTTTTCGGCGTCAAGGCGACGCGCAGCGTCCAGTTGCACAAGTTGTTGACCCGGAAATCCGGAGTAACGCTGGCGCAGTTACAGAAGACCTTCGGCTGGCAGCCCCATACGGCACGAGCCGCGATCTCCGCCCAACGCAAGGCAGGCTACCAGATCGAACGCAGCGATAGCGACAAAGGTTCGGTCTATCGCGTGGTCAGGGCGGACACTGCAGCATGA
- a CDS encoding ABC transporter ATP-binding protein, with protein MLEFVNVSKSFWTGKQRKVILDRASFRVELGNSLGILAPNGTGKTTLINMMAGLEKPDEGEIHRLCRISFPLGFMGGLVGRHTARENTRYIARIYGLDPDYVEAFCRWLCGIEEYFDMPVGTYSSGMRARLSFSLMLALDFDIYLIDEGLPTTMDAEFNKKAGEILRERLETTTVVIVSHQAKVLERFARSAAVLRDGHLYMFDTLEEAKQLYDYEPQS; from the coding sequence ATGCTAGAATTTGTAAATGTGAGCAAATCTTTCTGGACTGGAAAACAGCGCAAGGTGATCCTTGATCGCGCATCTTTTCGTGTGGAGCTCGGCAATTCTTTAGGCATCCTTGCTCCCAACGGCACAGGCAAGACCACGCTCATCAACATGATGGCGGGCCTCGAAAAACCTGACGAAGGCGAAATCCACCGCCTCTGCCGAATCTCGTTCCCGCTCGGCTTCATGGGCGGGCTCGTGGGCCGGCATACGGCCCGTGAGAATACCCGCTACATCGCCCGCATCTATGGGCTCGACCCCGATTACGTCGAAGCGTTCTGCCGCTGGCTCTGCGGCATCGAAGAATATTTCGACATGCCGGTCGGCACCTACAGTTCCGGCATGCGCGCACGTCTGTCCTTCTCGCTCATGCTGGCTCTCGATTTCGATATCTACCTGATCGACGAGGGCCTGCCGACGACGATGGACGCAGAATTTAACAAAAAAGCAGGAGAGATTTTGCGTGAAAGGCTCGAAACGACTACCGTGGTGATTGTAAGCCATCAGGCCAAGGTACTCGAAAGGTTTGCGCGCTCGGCAGCGGTTCTCCGCGACGGCCATCTCTACATGTTCGATACGCTGGAAGAGGCAAAGCAGCTCTATGACTACGAACCCCAAAGCTAG